The Maritimibacter sp. DP1N21-5 DNA window GAACCCGGTGCATCTGGACGAGGCCTATGCGCAGGACACGATCTTCGAGGGACGTATCGCCCATGGGATGCTGACCGCGGGGCTGATCTCGGCGGTCATCGGCGAACAGCTTCCGGGACATGGCACGATCTACATGGGCCAGAACCTCAAGTTCCTCGCCCCCGTGCGGCCGGGCGACGTGGTGCGCGCGGAAGTGACGGTGATGGAGATCGACCACGCGAAACGCCGGGTGCTCCTCAAGACGGAATGCCTTGTCGCAGGCAAACCCGTGCTCAAGGGCGAAGCCACCGTGCTCGCCCCGTCCAAGAAATTCGACTGACGTCACGGGTCGGTCGTGCAATAATCGTGCCATGGTTCGATCCTGGCACAGACTCACGGAACATCAGATCAGGAAGGCGGAGCTGGAAGGACAGTTTCGCGATCTTCCGGGTGCCGGCAAACCGCTGCCGGCGCATCCGGAGGAAGCGCTCGTCGATACCGGGACCGCCGTCGGCCACCG harbors:
- a CDS encoding MaoC family dehydratase is translated as MLDNFPRGTICIEDLEIGMQRHLTKEVTDRDIELFAEVSTDRNPVHLDEAYAQDTIFEGRIAHGMLTAGLISAVIGEQLPGHGTIYMGQNLKFLAPVRPGDVVRAEVTVMEIDHAKRRVLLKTECLVAGKPVLKGEATVLAPSKKFD